cagttaaatatttaaaatttgggATGAACTAATTAGCAAAAGAAtccaattttattctttttcaaattccttacattagtaaattattttttcaaattcacaaaattcttaagtatataattttttaaataagaaaaatattagtgGTATTAGAAACAAAGCAAAATCAATTATAATATAATGTTAAATGTCAAATTGGTAAAATGCAAATTTAAAGTAACAAGGAtgaaatagtagaaaataaaatataggagTATTCTAAATAAATTGTCATTATTCTTTTTGTACACTTTTTCGAACAAATAAAAACTCTTAATATTCTTTTAAATATTAAGTTATTTCACTACTAAATGAACATGAATTATCGATGGAAAGTTAAACAGTAAAATTCGTCGACAATTCTATTTAACGACGGAGTAGtaacaaattataaaaaataaaaataaaaatcttaaCTACGAACAATTAGCGACAGATTAACGAATAAGCTAATAActacaaaataaatactacTATGACATTTATCAATTTTGCTAATTCGATTTTTACTTCATGAACATCACCTTTTACTATTAATATGAAACTGGGGAAGCAATGAAAGTAACGAAGAAAAGAAGGACACGAAATGGCAAACGAAAGagcaaatgaaaaataaagacaAAACTCACCAAAAGATTCATACAGTTGCGTCTGGTTCTGTTCCTTTGGGACAAGCATTCAGTTTTGCGTTTTTTCTTTTGCCCTCTTCTTGCGTCGGTTCATAAGTCTTTTAACAAAAAAACTCACATTCTCCTTTAATATGTCATGAACAATGgcaaattattttgtgattagGCTATAGAAGAGAAAAGTAAAGAAATTCTCACCAAAACTATTACCGAGACACgattaataattaaaacttatCATCTTTAGATACAGGAAAATCCGAATTCAAGATTGCCTGCAAAAGCTAAAACACTGAGATTATCAATCAAGCaaacggatttttttttttttggtgccaAAAAATTGTACACAACAAAAAAGCACTTAAAATCTTAAAATTCTCTCTTTTTACAATAAAAACCTGTGCTAATACAAACAATGAATCCATTCTATAGATTTGAAAAAGGATATTCAACAGCCTTACCTAGctgatcttcatttttttctttccacttTCCTATAAAATCCGAAAGCGTAGCGTTCCTTCAAAGTGGATAGATTACACTTAAAATCTACTAAGTAGACTATTACAGCAGTCATTCAAGTgaaattatttagaaaattaatgatggACTTTTGGGCTTCCAAAACTACTCCTCTCATGCACGATGTCAAGATTAGTTATAACTTATAACTGCTGCTAGTATTAATTTCCTTTGCTTATAATTCTCTGACATTTAACTGTTATAACCGTTGCTAGTTAGTAGCAGAAATTAAccaaaaatacaataaaaatgagaaaaatgccaaaaaaaaagaagaaaaaagataaatgcaaatgctggccatagagaggtgtcacatcaccttatctatgccAAGTTTTATTgtatataatatagatataggTTAGAGTAAATTACTCAAATGGTCATTgaacttgtaaaaaaaaaaatcctattaaAGTaacttttgatattttttggACAATAAGGTCATCAAACTATTCCCTAGTTTCCAATAAAGTAAAACAAGTCATTTTTGGACATAATCCCTTTAAcccatttttaaattaaaaaattcactATCTAGGCACAATTTTTCGGTACTCCGAAATTCTTGttcaaataatatttcatgttttaataataaaaaatcaaagtaTTATTTCAAGTTATTATAAGAATAAAACAATATCACAATTCAAACTTTAAGTATGCTATCAGATTTTCTTTGTTATATCAACTTCTTttgaactattttaatatttttctattgCTCAAAGCAGGAAGTTAAATATTTTACTGAATGAAAGCGCTTGGACATAATTGAAACACATGAGACGTTATATAGATGCATGATGCATGTATAATATTTGGATAAATTTTCTCAAAGAAAAAATCGTGTTGGATAACTACTTCGTAAAAATGAAAACATTTTTACAATTAGTTGTATATATGctttctaaaaatacaaaatatttatattaattgtaATCCACTTATTTGTAGtagttaaataaaatcaaaatattacaagttcatctccaagaaaaaaaaaatagtaaatattttttttttataatcgaaaattttatatatcaggaaaaattatttataatcaattaaaaaatcTATAATTAAGCGTCGTGCTTAATTCTACGATCATTGAACTATAtccttttattttctactttagACACAATTTTGCaatattctaaaaaaatttgtttgaatcaatatttttcacattttgaaaataaaataaaactattcAATTGggttatataatttaaaaataagtcaAGTGGTCTCATGTCCAAAAATGGAATGTTTTACCTTTTTGGAAATATGGGCATAGTTTGATGACCttattatccaaaaaaaattcaaaagttactTTAGTAGGACTTTTCTACAAGTTTAATGACCATCTGAGGAATTTACTCATATAGGTTATATTGGATCTTTTGTATACATTTGATTAGTGAGGATCTTCCTATTTTAACATTTGTTCAATAATTCAAATTTGTTACAGACAGCCCTTACTGGAGAACAAAACATGAAAACAGAGGTttttttgttgtgatttttcATATAGAATTTGATTTCTCACAGTTATGATTTTCTAGCAGTGGTTTGTTATTTTGTCTTAGTGGTAGACTTCTTGCGGCTGTTAAGTGTTACTTCATCTGATGTGGACTAGAATGAACAGGTAACACAAGTGTTCGATATATGTCCTAAGAGAAAGTCGTGCCCAAACGAACAAAAGTATGTAATCTTTCATTTCCGAGAGCCAAATTATATGaactttgatcaatattttaaaaaaaatatatgtttcaccatattgatatgagaagaattgcaacttatagtacttttagttttttttcACATCTAAACATTAATTTAAAGTGTTtaattaatctaatccaatttagcttccaacattagtcaaattgactctaaGTGTTAACTATGACAAGCTAttttgggacagaggaagtaaATCATATAAGCAGAGAGGCTTACAAACTGCACGAAAGTgatattgaaaaatatttatttccaGAGGGAGCACAAACAATTGTCCATACAAGAGCCCTTTCCAATAATAACAATCCTAAACACATTACAACTTTGCACCTAACAAGAAGTTTAGTGCAAGCAGCTAAATTGAACATCAGAAACTGCTAAACAAATGAATATAAAAAACCAGATTcagaaacagaaaaaaaaaattatagaatcatttaggGACAAGTAAAGCCCTGTGGAGCCTTCTTGCTGCAAACATTAAGAAGTAAGTTAAGGGAAATAGGGAGATTAAGGTTGATTCCCAAAATGTTAGCCTTCAGTGCAGTGCAAAGGCAAACAGCAGCCTCCAAGTCCACAAGATTTTCTATAAGACTGCAGCATGGTTTTACTGGTGGAGTTCCAAGTGTTACATTCAACAAACCATTAAGCACATTAGCACAAACACCTAATTTTAATGCATCAGTTGGGCATTTGCCTTCTTTCAAAGGAGGAGGGGGGCACGGCTTTGGGGTTGGCTTTGGCTTCGGTTTTGGTTTAGGTTTAGGACCAGGGCAAGTGTTGCATGCACTCACCACTGTGAAGAAAAGGATATTGAATAGAAGAAACAGGGCAAGTGACTTAGCCATATTGGACTCTAAAATTTGCTAGCTAAAGGGATAGTAATAGGGAAATGTGTTGAATTGTGATGATGAAGAATTAAAAGGATGGTTGGCTTTTATAGGCTGCGTGCATAAGGATGGAAGATCAAAAGAATGATGAGAAAACATTCTTAACCCATGTGTGTAAACCTGGAATTGTGGCTGGCAAGAAgcatattaaattattaattaatctgGTAGATCTTGGAGGTATGTGAAGAAGGAATTAATAAAGGGGTGCCATGTTCCTTGTTTAGTTCCAACCTAGAATTCTATTGTTTTATTTCGTTCCTCTATCAAAAATATTGTATATACTGATGGTGCATTCCTAAGACTCGTCGGTAATGTTTCCGATGAATTTCCCAATGAAAATCCCTTACCGACAACTCAAATTACGATGGAACATCCAAATAGTCAAGTACAGGGGATAATTAGGATCAAAAATAGTTTAGGTGTACACTCAGTAAAAGGTTTCAAGTTCAGGGAGGTGCAGAGATATTTTGCGTATTTTCTAGGTTACTAGTTGATTACACTTTAGATAATTCTTTGTATTTCACTTTAAATGACTTGACAATATAAATTAAAGATTTAAATTTGAACCCCAAACATGGCAGAAAATCTCCTTGTACTAGAATGCTAGCTAGAGTGTTACTCAAAAGGAAAGCAAAGGCTGTGTGACTGTGTGAGCAAACTTTGACAAGTTCCACAACCACCAAGGGGTGTTTTGAGATGAATGAGATCCTTCTATCCTTACCTAGAGGTCTCGAATTTGAGTCCTAAGAGTGGCGAAATTCCTAGCTGGGTGTGTTACCCCATGTATCCCCTCTATGCAGCGATTCTAAATTAATCGATCTGGTGAATTCCATATACTAGATGATTATAACATAAAAGGACAAGGAAGTCGTGCGTCCACGGAAATGTGAAGCCCTGGCGGTTTAGCTTAAATTGGATTTCTAATTCGGTGTTGGCATACTATAACTGTAGTTTAATAATCTTGTCACGGGCTAAACAAGAACCTAGCAAGTGGGCTTCACTGGAATTCTAATTAGATTAAGAATATTCTTCTCGTGAATTTTGTCAAATATCCCCACGTCAAATTATTGatattttcttgtgtttataCTGACTAAACTGCtcttgttaatttgttaaaatattTCTAGTGGAATCATCTTTTTGTACCAAGTATAATTTAGATGACCCGAGCTTCATTTTGGTTGGATTTAATTTGGAAATTGTTTTCTAATTCACAATTTATTTTGCATTTAGACTTGTAACTCTTGTTAATAGTAATAGAGAATTGGTCTGTCTCAGAGGAACTGGTTTTGCTCCTAAAACCATCAGAACATACTATTTCACTACTAAATTGATGTCCCGGAAGAAAATCCTTTCTTAGTCCCAACACAATTAGCTTTTAAATGATTATACAGAGAAACTGATTACCTTGACTATATATTTCATTCTATTCTAAAAAAGTTAATGTAATTGAACCTACATTCTACAAGTTGCCTCGGAAATAAGAAATATGACTATACTTCATTCTATTCTGAAAAAGTTAACGTAATTGAACCTACATTCTACAAGTCGGAAATAAGGAATTCGACTAAGTGCTACCAATGAATGTAACCGTAGCACTTATGTGTGAGAAGAAACGAACTAAAGCGATGAAACCAAGCACGTGGTGCCTGCTTTACCCCATAAATGGCTTTAGTTAATTTGCAAATATGGTGAGGATACTCTGGATGAGTAAAACCAGGAGGTTGTTTCATGAAGACTTCCTCGTTAAGAACACCATGAAGAAAGACATTTTTAACATCAAGTTGTCGAATTGGCCAAGCAAAAGAAACAGCAAGCGAAAGAACGATACGTACTGTAGTTGGCCGGACAACAAGATTAAAGGTCTCATGATAATCAATACCCGGTTGTTGGTGAAAACCTTGTGCTACGAGGCGGGCTTTGTAACGCTCAACAGACCCAACTGAATTATATTTAATAAGATACACGCATTTACAACGAACCAAATGTTTTGTGAAAGGCTCTATAATCCAAGAGCCTgcttttcatatatttatatacgaAGATGTATGAGTCCTAGATTTACATGATAAAGTTTAAGAGTCCCAGTCATACATCAAATACAATAGATAAGTCCTAGGAGTCCTAATACAGTTACAATATGATAATAGTTCTAATAATACCTAGCTTAATTAGATTCGGATCACTCAGAGAATATATTTCTACACATATGGGTCCCAACCAAGGTCGGCACCTTCATTGCCAATGCTCAAGTTCAACAAAactcttcttcctcctcttcaGATTTTGTTTTCTAATCTTTTATGCTATAAAACTGTTTAAAGATCACATTTTGTTAGATGGGTATTGTTCCCTTAGTATGTACAGATGGCGGTGGAGGGAAGAAAAGTTTAGTGGTGGAATAACAAATAGAGGGTAGGGGTAACATGGGTTAGGGGTGTTAGGTGgtatgccacgtggcatccatCTCATCAATTGTGACCATtttggacaactttaacggatgaggggtatatttaaactcATAGTATAAcggcaagggtatatttgaactcaaagtataacgaaggatatatttagcccttttccaatagtacaggggtatatttagccaTTTTCCGTATATTTTATGTACACCTACAATTTTACATTACTAGTGTATTTTAACATGATAGCAGGTAGTgtaccttattttcttttaattattaatcccactttaattttcttgaaagttacatgTAATTATCTAAGTAActgtaaaaattatttacgGTATTAGTGTATATAGTAACTCAATTAGTAATATGCTTTGATGCATTgaaaatatttagtaaaaaagaaattaggGACATGACAACATGCATTTACAGGTTAGTTGCCCTCTTTGCTTGGACGTAAATTTTGGcgggttatcactttctaggacaCTGTTTAgtgattcttttctttttgtttctcttgCAATTTATGGATCTTTTGGATCATAATCTAAACATTTTGTTTGAATAAactcaaaatcttgaaaaaatattatatcATGATCTAAAATTTTATAGACGTTAGATGATATGCTAATCTTTTGTCAGTACCAAAAACTATATTTGCACAGCTTTATAAATACGGACAAAATTTAGAAAAGGAACATTTTGTGTGAATGGTCTAGTAATCCCAAAAGGAGTTGGGCTGGGGAAACTGGAATAAACCAATGGGGAGTTACATAAATACAAGTAAATAGGTAAAATATTTCGTAATCTACAACTATTAACTAAATTACAtaatctacaatatatacactcTATATTTAgggtatatgtatgattttataccataaatttaaaaatgttGCTATGAATAAAAGGCTAATAATaagttgacacccaattttgtccttcCTTCATTTTATATactcgggcttctaaatttattgacgagctaaatattttattttcgctacttttattttcaaacattACTAGCATTATCTCATCACAAATTTCAGAGCGGTTCGTCGTCATTTATTTTCGGATTTTGTGTCCGTTAAACTGATTATACTTTATcaagtatttattttctacatattaatttCACTAATTGTCATAGTgtatattgtactagttattaagttaaaagcccaaaaataattaattaaaggaaaagaagagcCCATTTTCGGACCAATAAAATAGGCCCACAATCCTAAACTACCCGGTCCAGCCCACAATCCTAAACTACCCGGTCCAGCCCACAATCCTGAACTACCCGACCCGACCCATACGTTTCCTAAAcctaaaggaaagaaaagagccGCAGCccctcttctttctcctttctcctcatcttcatctctctctctttccattTTTGTCAACCACTGCTCCGCCCCTTTCAACCATGGCAGAGTCAAACCTGCCCATTTTCATGCAATACCTTCTTCCCTCCTTGTCGTCTTCTCTCTCCCCACTCTCATCTTGTCGTCTTCCCCCATTTTAGCAAGATCGTTGTCCTTTCGTCATAAACAGCTGTGCCTACCCATTTCCACACAAAAAATCGTCCAAACGTCTGAACTCTGTCGTTGACAGAGAAAAGATCCCCTTTTCTGACTTCAAGCTAAGGCAATCCTCACAAATCACAAATGGTCTAACCATTTTCGGCAACACCGAATCGAATCACGTGGTTCAAGCCCCAACGTTCGGATTTTGAAACAAATTTGACTTGAAATCCCGCTCACTTAAAATCATAGGAAACCCTAgcatatatttgatataaataccTCCTCACAAGATTGTTTTGGGGGAGTTCCTTCAGCCGCCTTAAACCCTATTTCGAAATACATTTATTCACTATATCTTGAAACGCCCATTTTCGGAGTGTAAGATTATTCACGCTTATCACTTCAACTTTTACTTTGGAATCGAGGATAGATCTGCGACTTTGTGCCCCGATTCACTGTACCAACAGAAGGTAAACAATCCCCCTTTAGTTAGTTTTCATTTCAGTATAAGCGGCTTAGAGGTACTTGTGTGTTCACGTATGTTTCATTGTTTAGTTGTTTTGGTCCCAATTTAGTAGTTCAGTAACAGCTGAGTATGTTTATGTCGTTTTTAGTTAAATGGACTTCGGTTAACAGTGTTTATGTGATCGTACCCTGATTTGGTGTTGCTTGGTTTCAGTTTGGCAGTGTCGACATGTTCATATAAATTCATGTGTGAATGATTAAGTTAACATTGTTTGATTTTAACTCATTAGTATGCTCATAATTGGCATTTGTTCTACTTAGTCATAGGGTATGGTTTAGAGAGCATGTTAAGTCAGTCTTTGCGTGTTCTAAGTCTAAATGATAGTCAAAATGTTATCGTTAGTTTCACGACGTCATCTTAATCTGTTTGCGCCTTAGCTACTATTTTATTAATCCTTGGTTAATAACAGCTCAACGTGATTCAGTATGTATTCATTAGTCATTCCTTCCCTTTTCTTTGTTCAAACTTGATAGAAATGTAATATGAAATCAGGTTTTCCTGAGTTGTGTGGTACTTGGTTTTTCTATAATTCCGTTTCATCGGTAAAGCGTCTTTCCTATAAGTATTGGTCTAACTGTTTTCGACCCATCTTGtctaagtgtttttttttttaaagtaatgcTGGGATCTCCATTCAAGACATGGCCTTTTCTCACTCACGACATAGAACCTCTATCATAAGTTTGGTTTACTAGGATATAGTTTATAATGATACGCTTTGATAAATTAAAAGAGTCTTTACCTAAATCTGTTTTCTTCCCCTGTTCATATTCTTGTCGAATTCCAGTTCTGATTTGCTTAGTTTAGCATGACTGAGTTTCCATTTTTATAAGTTTAGGTGTTAGCTTTCCTTACCGCTGCAATatgtatgcaaagcatgaatttGTTGGGTTTGATAATGCTGGAATAGTGAACATGAGTTTGTTTGGCCTGAATTACTAAGATCTGTTTTAATGTTTTAACAAGGACAGTTCAGCTAGTCAAATCCCTGTTTCATATCTGATTCAATATCTCTCGTTTAGCCTTTTAAAATATCATTTCTCTGTAGCCGCAGTTTGTTTTGTAGTTTGGAGGATATAATAGAGCTAGGATTCCAAGAAAGGggattttgatttcaagaagTAATGGATCTGATTTTCTAACAGTAGGTTTAACTACATTTAGAAGTAATATTAACTTGTTGAGATCAACAAAATGCTTTACTTGGATAAAGGAATTGCTACCTCGCTGTTCGTATTTGTTGTTGTACCCCTAGGCTCCCAAACTGCTGTATTTTTATCCGCTTTGCTGTCGCACTTTGGGCAATGAATCATGACATTCGTAGCTGAACCTCTGCTGCATTTCGAGCTTAATTAGTTTAATACaatgtcagttttttttttcatctatgCGCGAGGAGTCTAGTTCGATGTCAATTTTTCAGTCTGTTTGTTCATGCCTTATTTGGCTTAATTCTGATGAGATGTTTTGCATGTGTGTGGAAAGCATGAATCGATGTTTGTTTTCAATTCCGTCACAAAAGCATAGAGCTTCCATTCTTTTTTCAGAACTTGTTGTAGTTAAATAACAAAATGTTATCAGAATGTATCAATTTCTACTATGTGAAGGTTTAGTAATATTTTTCTGATTCAGATAAAAATGATTTGTCCCAAGAGAGTAATAACAGGTCGAGAGTTTTATTTAGTCACTGTTTAGTAATATATCTGGTCTGAATGCTCTTCCTTTTCGAGTTTAACTTAGTACATTCCTACTTAGTCTTTGTTTGCTTGATGAAAGCCGTGTTTGTACAATTCCCTCTTATGTGTTTATGGATTCTATAAAGCCGTGTGATTTGTAATTTGGTGATTTTCGGCTATAAACCCGTATGTCCCCATTTAAGCAAGGGAGGTGTCAAGTATACTTGGTACAATTTGAGGTCCCTCGGAATGCCATACTTTGGTACTCGTGGTTATCATTTTCTTCGTCGTTATGATGCCAACAGCCATAGTGTTTATACTGTAATCCAAAAATGTAAACTTGTCATTTAAATGGTTTTCCCTACTAAGTGTTGAGTGTCCCTTTTTATGTTTTGTTCGTCTAACCTTTATTCTTAGAtcatatactaatccttttcttgtatattttgcatGACCACCACATACGAGTCCGAGAGACTCGTTCCTCTCCCGCATTCGgagttgggctaaaagcccaacataaTCCCGCTCAAGACGTCTCTGTTTCCAGCCCGCAGTCCGCAGCAAACAAAATTCTGGGCTAAGCCCAATAGTGGAAACAGTCCACACAGcccaaaatgggctgagcctATTTATTCATATTTCTTGTGCCTTTATTACATTAAACTTGTGTTGTCTTGACTAACATTTTATTCTCTTTTGACTCTTAGTTTAGATGAATCATGGGAGAATTGGGAGGGGCTTTAGTTTAACAATAGGTAGTTAATTTAAGAAAACTAATAATTAATGCCACAAGTTTCATCTCTTCTATTTATGTTTTGAACTATTTATAGTATTTATAATATGTACTTTCACTAGAATAATTAATTTTCCCAATAGCATGACTACATATTTTGGGCTAAAGAATCATGACCCACCTTTATTATCTTCGAAATTTTGAAACATCACTAATACGCAAACataaaatcaaatatattttataaataactctcCAAGTTTGAgtcaatatgcatattttttttaagtatagttaataaagataaagaaaacTCTTATCAGCTATTTTGTGTTTTTGTCTATACTCCTA
This genomic window from Lycium ferocissimum isolate CSIRO_LF1 unplaced genomic scaffold, AGI_CSIRO_Lferr_CH_V1 ctg5937, whole genome shotgun sequence contains:
- the LOC132045051 gene encoding 14 kDa proline-rich protein DC2.15-like translates to MAKSLALFLLFNILFFTVVSACNTCPGPKPKPKPKPKPTPKPCPPPPLKEGKCPTDALKLGVCANVLNGLLNVTLGTPPVKPCCSLIENLVDLEAAVCLCTALKANILGINLNLPISLNLLLNVCSKKAPQGFTCP